A region from the Lentisphaera profundi genome encodes:
- a CDS encoding paraquat-inducible protein A has product MKKTACKDCGLVIEIESFDATHQYSCPRCKSVFYRPGESFDLVLMMAISAFLFFIPTLFLPILTLTIMGQSHSVTLLEAVLFFFHDGYYVIAIIASSVGVFIPLVLLFMIMMLIIPAKIGKPIRKLKGLFRYYEHLLPWSMAEVYLVSIFVAIVKLAGMATLKLDVGLVLFVFFLLSYYVTVTWFNAEDLWNHYDELED; this is encoded by the coding sequence ATGAAAAAAACAGCATGTAAAGATTGTGGTCTAGTTATCGAAATTGAAAGTTTTGATGCGACTCACCAGTATTCATGCCCACGCTGTAAATCTGTTTTTTATAGACCAGGTGAATCTTTTGATCTGGTGTTGATGATGGCAATATCAGCATTTTTATTTTTTATACCCACGTTGTTTCTTCCCATCTTGACTTTGACTATCATGGGTCAGTCTCATTCGGTTACACTTCTTGAAGCAGTGCTCTTCTTTTTTCATGATGGTTATTACGTTATAGCAATTATAGCTTCATCGGTAGGGGTATTTATACCTTTAGTTCTTTTATTTATGATTATGATGTTGATTATTCCAGCTAAGATTGGGAAACCAATTAGGAAGTTGAAGGGCTTGTTTCGTTACTATGAACACCTCTTACCGTGGTCAATGGCAGAAGTCTATCTGGTTTCTATTTTTGTAGCTATAGTCAAATTAGCAGGAATGGCGACTTTAAAGCTTGATGTCGGTCTTGTTTTGTTCGTCTTTTTTTTATTGAGTTACTATGTGACTGTGACATGGTTTAATGCGGAAGATTTATGGAATCATTATGATGAATTGGAAGACTGA
- the thiH gene encoding 2-iminoacetate synthase ThiH, producing the protein MSFLESFNAFDSSVLQSNLTCEDTSRIEDLISSGYPQEGLETFSLLMSPAASGYLEELAQLSSQLTFERHGKIIRLYAPAYMSNECTNTCTYCGFTMENKISRKTLDESEMEAEAKYLNKRGFRQLLLVSGEHQKIVTSEYVAKMVRSVKPYFSSIAIETAPFRQSEYEDLVSEGVDSLTLYQETYDRDVYAQVHLRGKKKNYDYRLEAPSRGAEAKMRKISMGVLLGLAPNWRLDSLNCAFHLDWMMKKYWRVQYSVSLPRLCESETDYKPAADVSDKDIVQLILAWRLAFPDLGINISTREPAFLRDGLIGLGVTHMSAESSTEPGGYCNPESALKQFDITDERNVDDIISIIESRGHEAVWKDWEPCLIG; encoded by the coding sequence ATGAGTTTTTTAGAAAGTTTTAATGCTTTCGATAGCAGTGTTCTACAATCAAATTTAACTTGTGAAGATACCAGTCGTATTGAAGACTTGATTAGTTCAGGTTATCCACAAGAAGGCCTAGAAACTTTCTCATTACTGATGTCTCCTGCTGCAAGTGGGTATCTTGAAGAATTGGCGCAACTCTCTAGTCAATTAACCTTTGAGCGTCATGGTAAGATTATTCGTCTTTATGCGCCTGCGTATATGTCTAATGAGTGTACCAATACTTGTACATACTGCGGCTTTACTATGGAAAACAAGATAAGTCGTAAGACTTTAGACGAAAGTGAGATGGAGGCGGAAGCCAAATATTTAAATAAGCGTGGCTTTAGGCAGTTATTGCTTGTTTCTGGAGAACATCAGAAGATCGTGACCTCTGAGTATGTCGCCAAAATGGTGCGTTCTGTTAAGCCATATTTCTCTTCTATTGCTATTGAAACAGCGCCCTTCCGTCAATCAGAATACGAAGATTTAGTAAGTGAAGGAGTCGATTCATTAACTCTTTATCAAGAGACTTATGATAGGGATGTTTATGCTCAAGTTCATTTACGTGGTAAGAAAAAAAATTACGATTATCGTTTAGAGGCTCCGAGTCGTGGAGCTGAAGCAAAAATGCGCAAAATCAGTATGGGCGTATTGCTAGGCTTGGCTCCAAATTGGCGCCTAGATTCTTTGAATTGTGCCTTTCACTTAGATTGGATGATGAAAAAATATTGGCGTGTACAGTACTCCGTTAGTTTACCACGCTTGTGTGAATCCGAGACGGACTATAAGCCCGCGGCTGATGTAAGTGATAAAGATATAGTTCAATTGATCTTGGCCTGGCGTTTAGCTTTCCCTGATTTAGGGATCAATATTTCAACGCGTGAGCCCGCCTTTTTACGGGATGGATTAATCGGCTTAGGTGTAACACATATGAGCGCAGAATCTTCTACCGAGCCTGGTGGATACTGTAATCCTGAGTCTGCCTTGAAGCAGTTTGATATAACCGATGAGCGTAATGTGGATGATATTATTTCAATTATTGAGAGTCGAGGTCATGAAGCAGTCTGGAAAGATTGGGAGCCTTGTTTAATAGGTTGA
- a CDS encoding thiazole synthase yields MSDKLVIAGREIRSRFFVGTGKFQNNAAMMSAIEASGAEIVTVALRRLDFEREKGENIIDALDPEKYLILPNTSGAATAEEAVVMAKLAHAAGMPKWVKLEIHPDPRYLLPDPIETLKAAEILVKEGFTVLPYINADPVLAKRLEEVGCATVMPLAAPIGCNQGLQTKEMIKIIIEQSNIPVVVDAGLGAPSHACEAMEMGADCVLVNTALAASSDPAGMARAFSIAVEAGRQAYLCGLAKRGTQASASSPLTSFLK; encoded by the coding sequence ATGTCCGATAAGCTTGTAATTGCTGGCAGAGAAATCCGTTCCCGCTTTTTTGTGGGGACGGGCAAGTTTCAAAATAATGCTGCAATGATGTCGGCAATTGAAGCGAGTGGAGCTGAAATTGTTACCGTGGCCTTACGACGCTTAGACTTTGAAAGGGAAAAGGGCGAGAATATTATTGATGCTCTTGACCCTGAGAAGTACCTCATTTTACCAAATACAAGTGGTGCAGCCACTGCTGAAGAAGCAGTGGTGATGGCTAAGTTAGCTCATGCAGCAGGGATGCCGAAGTGGGTGAAGCTTGAAATTCATCCCGATCCGCGTTATCTGCTTCCCGATCCTATAGAGACTTTGAAGGCGGCAGAGATTTTGGTTAAAGAAGGTTTTACCGTACTGCCTTACATTAATGCAGATCCAGTTTTGGCTAAACGCTTGGAAGAAGTCGGTTGTGCAACAGTTATGCCTCTTGCTGCACCCATAGGTTGTAATCAAGGCTTACAAACCAAAGAAATGATCAAGATTATTATTGAACAGTCCAATATTCCTGTCGTAGTAGATGCTGGTTTAGGTGCGCCTTCTCATGCGTGTGAAGCGATGGAAATGGGAGCTGATTGCGTTTTAGTGAATACAGCTTTAGCAGCGAGCTCAGATCCTGCAGGTATGGCCCGTGCTTTTTCTATTGCTGTTGAGGCCGGTCGTCAGGCGTATTTATGTGGTTTGGCGAAACGTGGGACTCAGGCCTCAGCCAGTAGTCCCTTGACTTCATTTTTAAAATGA
- the secD gene encoding protein translocase subunit SecD, whose protein sequence is MSKSVKYRLFAVLIVLVLWLMESTPLKNQDLFEHVRKESAKALQTKVNDVEAGKLDKQLAELIVAANEDNTGDKARDLRALRKVRDKYISTEEAETFNKIVDQAEADFNAGKKKQIDSPVPMNPSESLMYNARKESLQLFKFFGMPRFSNSKVVSRLQGEVTGRLKLGIDLKGGVEFIVAFDPAELEEADGTAIEVRDKIVEVLKRRIDSKGVAEAEIRPFSDNTVLVRVPVVNDEERNAIASLITRQAELQFRALHEARPNGPKLAEDIGYEMVYGKEDESGRPPEVYLLKTESEMTGKDIVKTSYGQDQNGSWIVSKTFNQAGAAEFGRVTEQFVGKRLAIVLDGVCYSAPRINTVINGGSAQIDGMESIEEAAGLALVLQSGSLPVKINIDGESRTDATLGASSIKSGVLMTIIGVMGVMLFMIWWYRLPGLFAAAGLVINLVLLATSMMIYGATFTLPGIAGIALTLGMAVDSNVLIFERIREELATGRIADNATREGFARAFTAIFDANITTFISALILYNFGTGPIQGFAITLSIGIITTMFTALFVSRIFFDWMNNGARGDKKMISGLGEAKKWNINFWKNRKKAYLISGTLCVISIVTLVSKGSDALSVDFTGGTALSYSVTGEPPTQEVIANALSSELKVKSPRLAFKTAVGTEGKSLEVVFKDLPGEDSDGFAKKVDALLTKLGSETGATFVNTGGESIGGLVGAQFKSKAMGAMLWVMAAIFIYITFRFESVFAFGAIAALAHDALIAVGIFVLLGNQISLPIIGAVLTIMGYSLNDTIVVFDRIREKSGDIKKRSIFEIVNTAINDMLGRTIITSLTTLFVVIVLCLGGGVQEFATVLTIGIGIGTFSSIYVAAPIVCNRMATQLERISAERDERDIKRQNDQTVFQEEA, encoded by the coding sequence ATGTCTAAATCAGTAAAATACCGTTTATTTGCGGTTCTTATCGTTCTTGTATTATGGTTGATGGAATCGACTCCCTTAAAAAATCAAGATTTGTTTGAGCATGTACGCAAAGAGTCTGCCAAGGCTTTGCAAACTAAAGTCAATGATGTCGAAGCAGGGAAACTCGATAAGCAGCTGGCGGAGTTGATTGTTGCTGCCAATGAAGATAATACCGGTGACAAGGCTCGAGACCTTAGAGCACTCAGGAAGGTTAGAGATAAATACATCTCTACTGAAGAAGCCGAAACTTTTAACAAAATTGTAGATCAAGCTGAAGCTGATTTCAACGCAGGTAAGAAAAAACAAATAGATTCCCCTGTTCCAATGAACCCTTCGGAATCTTTGATGTACAATGCACGTAAAGAGAGCTTGCAGTTATTTAAGTTTTTCGGCATGCCGCGTTTTTCTAATAGTAAAGTTGTTAGTCGTCTCCAAGGTGAAGTGACTGGACGTTTGAAATTAGGTATTGACCTTAAAGGTGGGGTAGAATTCATCGTAGCTTTTGATCCTGCTGAATTGGAAGAGGCAGACGGTACTGCAATCGAAGTTCGTGATAAAATTGTTGAAGTTCTGAAACGTCGTATTGATAGTAAGGGTGTTGCTGAAGCAGAGATTCGTCCTTTTTCAGACAATACAGTACTTGTCCGTGTGCCAGTTGTTAATGATGAAGAAAGAAATGCAATAGCATCTTTAATTACACGTCAGGCGGAACTTCAATTCCGCGCGCTTCATGAGGCTCGTCCTAATGGACCTAAACTTGCAGAAGACATCGGCTATGAAATGGTCTATGGTAAAGAAGATGAGTCAGGTCGACCTCCTGAAGTTTATCTTTTGAAAACAGAATCAGAAATGACTGGTAAAGATATTGTAAAAACATCTTATGGCCAAGATCAAAATGGTAGCTGGATCGTAAGTAAAACTTTTAATCAAGCAGGTGCCGCTGAATTCGGTAGAGTTACTGAACAATTTGTGGGTAAACGCTTAGCTATTGTTTTAGATGGTGTTTGCTATAGTGCACCAAGAATTAATACTGTAATTAACGGCGGTTCTGCTCAGATTGACGGAATGGAAAGTATTGAAGAAGCCGCAGGCTTAGCTCTAGTACTTCAGTCGGGTTCATTGCCGGTTAAGATCAATATTGATGGTGAGTCCCGCACAGATGCGACACTCGGTGCCTCCTCAATAAAAAGTGGCGTTTTAATGACGATTATCGGTGTGATGGGCGTGATGCTCTTTATGATCTGGTGGTACAGACTCCCGGGTTTATTTGCAGCTGCAGGTCTTGTAATCAACTTAGTATTGCTTGCGACATCGATGATGATTTATGGTGCGACATTCACGTTGCCAGGTATTGCGGGTATTGCTTTAACCTTAGGTATGGCAGTTGACTCAAATGTACTTATTTTTGAACGTATTCGAGAAGAGTTAGCCACAGGACGAATCGCAGATAATGCCACTCGCGAAGGTTTCGCTCGCGCATTTACAGCCATCTTTGATGCTAATATAACAACATTTATCTCAGCCTTGATTCTTTATAATTTTGGTACTGGACCCATTCAAGGTTTCGCAATTACACTCTCAATCGGTATCATCACAACGATGTTCACGGCGCTTTTTGTATCGCGTATTTTCTTTGATTGGATGAATAACGGTGCTCGCGGCGACAAGAAAATGATTTCGGGCCTAGGTGAAGCGAAGAAGTGGAATATCAATTTCTGGAAGAACCGTAAGAAAGCTTACCTTATCTCAGGAACTTTATGTGTGATCTCTATTGTGACTTTAGTTAGTAAAGGATCAGATGCATTAAGTGTAGACTTTACTGGTGGTACAGCGCTTTCTTATAGCGTAACTGGTGAGCCTCCTACTCAAGAAGTCATTGCAAATGCTCTTAGTTCAGAGCTGAAGGTTAAGAGTCCTCGTTTGGCATTTAAGACAGCCGTCGGAACAGAGGGCAAGAGTTTGGAAGTTGTATTTAAAGACCTTCCAGGAGAGGATTCTGATGGATTTGCTAAAAAAGTAGATGCCTTACTCACGAAGCTTGGTTCAGAGACAGGTGCCACTTTTGTTAATACTGGTGGCGAAAGTATTGGCGGCCTTGTAGGAGCTCAGTTTAAAAGCAAAGCTATGGGTGCAATGTTATGGGTAATGGCTGCGATCTTTATCTATATCACATTTCGATTTGAAAGTGTCTTTGCGTTTGGCGCAATCGCCGCTTTAGCTCACGATGCTTTAATTGCAGTAGGAATTTTTGTCCTTCTTGGGAATCAAATTTCACTTCCAATTATTGGTGCAGTTCTGACTATTATGGGTTATTCACTGAATGATACAATTGTCGTCTTTGACCGTATCCGAGAGAAGTCTGGTGATATCAAGAAGAGATCTATTTTTGAGATTGTGAATACGGCAATTAACGACATGCTTGGACGTACGATCATTACTTCTTTAACAACTTTGTTTGTCGTCATAGTTCTTTGTTTAGGTGGCGGAGTACAAGAGTTTGCAACAGTACTGACAATTGGTATCGGTATCGGTACTTTTTCTTCAATCTATGTAGCGGCACCAATTGTTTGTAATCGTATGGCAACACAGCTTGAACGTATCTCTGCAGAGCGTGATGAGCGTGATATTAAGCGTCAAAACGATCAAACAGTTTTTCAGGAAGAAGCGTAA
- the yajC gene encoding preprotein translocase subunit YajC yields MNYDLLAQAQKQSNPAEMVKTIAIFVVFYAIFYVIILRPQKKKVQAHKQRVASLVTDDQVILEGGIYGSVKAIEDGILQIEIAEKTVVKVDQNAVRSVVNDSEKK; encoded by the coding sequence ATGAACTACGATTTACTTGCCCAGGCACAAAAACAGAGTAACCCCGCAGAGATGGTGAAAACCATCGCAATTTTTGTTGTTTTTTATGCCATTTTTTACGTGATAATTTTACGACCACAGAAGAAGAAAGTACAGGCTCATAAGCAGCGTGTCGCATCACTCGTCACAGATGATCAAGTGATTTTGGAAGGTGGTATTTATGGATCAGTAAAAGCCATTGAAGATGGTATCTTACAAATTGAAATCGCTGAAAAAACAGTCGTGAAAGTCGACCAAAATGCGGTTCGTTCAGTAGTTAACGATAGCGAAAAGAAGTAA
- a CDS encoding WXG100 family type VII secretion target, whose product MAKASIDPSQVRAFASELKNFNQELQNRMLSLRGRYKALGETWQDQEQVRFAEEFERAMKSLKKFVECSNDQAPLLIRKADKIDEYLKQR is encoded by the coding sequence ATGGCTAAAGCTTCTATCGACCCCTCACAAGTACGTGCATTCGCATCAGAATTGAAAAACTTTAATCAAGAACTACAGAACCGCATGCTCTCCCTAAGAGGCCGCTACAAGGCCTTAGGGGAAACTTGGCAAGATCAAGAGCAAGTGCGCTTTGCTGAAGAGTTTGAACGCGCAATGAAAAGTCTTAAAAAATTCGTTGAATGTTCTAATGACCAAGCCCCTTTGCTTATAAGAAAAGCCGATAAAATTGATGAATACTTAAAACAAAGATAA
- a CDS encoding FtsK/SpoIIIE domain-containing protein encodes MIFPLTPEKLKKQLAELNHSQNEALIRIEKLKDQQAHDLENKHRIFNTKNNSISNDSVQQKQAIEELFRDQVLTIKRKQQDEVQKIQNALRQEEMLIQNKYNAIGDIDRRAMADSCREHRETCDTNVKISDDQHSERMLTLEAMHSFLEETTKFIKKHGRLQEPVFTDEALEDLIRDDKEFDRDLALTTLMYEDVSSKVAQLQLKLKDLKTKIQNKLIFKLFQIISPIIAYSIVIIIHTPLLLFSYNYKPDFFPFLYPALSAGISLFILSLLVLLRKHLLNKLLSQASTAQAQLSPLLVFCQELAVSKNESRLIDAKNGFMKIQKNEDIKLEEKLRLIEIEQLVEMDKISKGFYEKIHEIEAIGNKALELVLKERQKLWDQHDVNAKEKSRQLEEDHTQNIINFEEQAKTLLKEQSALAKNEIITACTDLKHSIEESQKFQNLLFPNFQQAQDSWSPQIDFHNQIAFSSIDVPLYKQLKYPDDSFVKEQLPESITVPTLLELPNNASLYIDADSSKRAPALRLLSNTLLRILLTIPPGKARFTFIDPLSLGENFAAFMHLNDYQESLTGGKISTKTSAIDQVLGDLNEHLETVIQKYLRNEYSNICKYNLAAGEIAEPFHFLAIADFPFNFSEEAIKRLIIIAQNGARCGVYLIIHHNPDHPIPGGLRVDEIKNHCIFLEPKEDSFEWRKSLFKQTQLNLSPAPAPELMNDLIKKVGSASSAASSVKIPFSKIQEKSLWKSSTKNSLSVTIGLTGTRHQELSFGHGTAQHCLLAGKTGSGKSNLIHVIITNMAIKYSPDELQFFLIDFKKGVEFKSYANEALPHARAIAIESDREFGISVLRKIDEELKDRGDKFRSLNAQNISQFRDNSQKTMPRILLVIDEFQEFFTEDDNLAKDAILLLDRIVRQGRAFGIHVLLGSQTLGGTQTLPRSTMGQMGIRIALQCNESDSYLIFNENNNAARLLSRPGEAILNSHSGLPEHNSPFQTAWISEDIHHKELSRLRNKKHGHPFIFEGNVPAQLETCKAYLDAPDANTFYLGEPCAIEDSKQITFKSSPSQNALLITSSKETCLSIFMSSLSLAKKHHVESQFYFLNGMQDDEQYQAYFNLIGSSINTAYPAKAEVLIDDLYKILQSRQDQNNPSPIYVFSANLQRFRQLQKQDDFSWDESEKTPADKFDELIQLGPENHIHFFLHCDSFSSYLRILSNKRLQDFDYRILTQMSQTDSLSCIDRSDAAKLELHTALLYQDHNGSIQKLRPFELPAITFFKG; translated from the coding sequence ATGATTTTTCCTCTAACTCCAGAGAAACTAAAGAAACAATTAGCTGAGCTTAATCACAGTCAAAATGAAGCTCTAATTAGAATTGAAAAGCTCAAAGATCAACAAGCGCATGACTTAGAGAACAAGCACCGCATTTTCAATACCAAAAATAATTCCATCTCTAATGACTCTGTGCAACAAAAACAAGCAATTGAAGAGCTGTTTAGAGATCAAGTTTTAACAATAAAAAGAAAACAGCAAGACGAAGTTCAAAAAATTCAAAATGCTCTGCGTCAAGAAGAAATGCTCATTCAAAATAAATACAACGCCATCGGAGATATTGATCGTCGTGCAATGGCAGATTCTTGTCGAGAGCACCGCGAAACCTGCGACACAAACGTCAAAATTTCCGATGACCAACATTCCGAACGAATGCTCACCCTTGAAGCGATGCATTCTTTCCTCGAAGAAACCACTAAATTCATTAAGAAACATGGCCGTTTACAAGAGCCCGTCTTCACTGACGAAGCTCTAGAAGACCTCATACGAGACGATAAAGAATTCGATCGCGATCTAGCTCTAACAACCCTCATGTACGAAGATGTTTCTAGTAAAGTAGCACAGCTACAACTCAAGCTAAAAGACCTTAAAACGAAAATACAAAATAAACTCATTTTTAAGCTTTTTCAGATAATTAGCCCTATAATCGCCTACTCAATCGTCATCATTATCCACACCCCTTTACTTCTCTTTTCTTATAATTATAAACCCGATTTCTTTCCATTTCTATACCCTGCTCTTTCTGCGGGAATTAGCTTATTCATCCTCAGTTTATTAGTCTTACTTCGTAAACATCTACTAAATAAACTCTTATCTCAAGCATCCACTGCTCAAGCACAGCTTAGCCCCCTCTTGGTTTTCTGCCAAGAATTAGCCGTAAGTAAAAATGAATCGCGCTTAATTGATGCAAAGAATGGTTTTATGAAAATCCAAAAAAATGAAGATATTAAGCTTGAAGAAAAACTTCGCTTAATTGAAATTGAACAACTTGTTGAAATGGATAAAATCTCCAAGGGCTTCTATGAAAAAATCCATGAAATTGAAGCCATTGGAAATAAAGCGCTAGAATTAGTACTCAAAGAAAGGCAAAAACTATGGGATCAGCATGACGTCAATGCTAAAGAAAAAAGTCGTCAACTTGAAGAAGACCACACACAAAACATAATCAACTTTGAAGAGCAAGCTAAAACACTGCTCAAAGAACAGTCCGCTCTAGCTAAAAATGAAATTATCACCGCGTGTACAGACTTAAAACACAGTATCGAAGAAAGTCAGAAATTTCAAAATCTACTTTTCCCTAACTTTCAACAGGCCCAAGATTCATGGAGTCCTCAAATTGATTTCCACAACCAAATAGCCTTCTCCTCCATCGATGTGCCACTCTATAAACAACTGAAATACCCTGACGACAGCTTTGTCAAAGAGCAATTGCCCGAGAGTATCACTGTCCCGACCCTTCTTGAACTCCCCAATAACGCTTCCCTTTATATAGATGCTGATTCTTCAAAACGTGCCCCTGCGCTACGTTTATTGAGTAATACACTCCTACGTATATTACTTACTATCCCCCCAGGAAAAGCTCGTTTCACTTTTATTGATCCTCTATCTCTCGGAGAAAACTTTGCTGCTTTCATGCACCTCAACGACTACCAAGAGAGTTTAACTGGCGGAAAAATAAGTACAAAAACATCCGCCATTGATCAAGTCCTTGGCGATTTAAATGAACATCTCGAAACGGTTATTCAAAAATACTTGCGCAATGAATATTCTAATATCTGTAAATATAACCTCGCTGCAGGTGAAATCGCGGAACCTTTTCATTTCCTCGCCATTGCAGACTTCCCTTTTAACTTTTCTGAAGAAGCCATAAAGCGTCTAATTATTATCGCCCAAAATGGTGCTCGCTGCGGTGTATATCTTATCATCCACCACAACCCCGATCACCCTATCCCTGGGGGCTTACGTGTGGATGAAATCAAAAATCATTGCATCTTTTTAGAACCTAAAGAGGATAGCTTTGAATGGCGTAAATCTCTCTTTAAGCAAACTCAACTCAATCTCAGCCCTGCTCCGGCACCAGAGCTCATGAATGATTTAATAAAAAAAGTTGGTTCAGCTTCTTCGGCCGCTTCTTCCGTCAAAATCCCCTTTTCGAAAATCCAAGAAAAATCCCTTTGGAAATCCAGCACCAAGAACTCTTTATCCGTAACGATCGGTCTCACTGGCACACGTCATCAAGAACTATCTTTCGGACATGGCACGGCTCAGCATTGCCTATTAGCAGGAAAAACTGGCTCGGGAAAATCAAACTTAATCCACGTAATCATCACCAACATGGCTATCAAGTATTCTCCCGATGAGCTACAGTTTTTCCTAATCGATTTCAAAAAAGGCGTCGAATTCAAAAGCTATGCAAATGAAGCTTTACCTCATGCACGTGCGATTGCCATTGAATCAGATCGTGAGTTTGGCATTAGCGTACTCCGCAAAATTGATGAAGAACTCAAAGATCGAGGCGATAAATTCCGCAGTCTCAATGCTCAAAACATTAGCCAATTCCGAGACAACTCACAGAAAACTATGCCCCGTATACTATTGGTGATAGATGAATTCCAAGAGTTTTTCACCGAAGATGATAATCTCGCAAAAGATGCAATCCTACTATTGGATCGCATTGTGCGCCAAGGCCGTGCTTTTGGCATTCACGTTCTACTGGGGTCACAAACTTTGGGTGGCACACAAACCTTACCTCGCTCTACCATGGGACAAATGGGGATCAGAATTGCACTGCAATGTAACGAAAGTGATTCCTACCTGATTTTTAACGAAAATAATAATGCCGCCCGCTTACTTTCTCGTCCTGGCGAAGCCATCCTCAATAGTCATTCAGGTCTACCAGAACACAACTCACCATTCCAAACAGCTTGGATAAGCGAAGATATACATCATAAAGAATTAAGTCGTCTTAGAAACAAAAAACATGGCCACCCATTCATATTTGAAGGCAATGTTCCGGCACAACTAGAAACTTGTAAAGCCTACTTAGATGCCCCCGATGCAAATACTTTTTATCTAGGTGAGCCCTGTGCCATCGAAGATAGTAAACAAATCACATTCAAGTCATCACCGAGTCAAAATGCACTACTGATTACTTCTAGCAAAGAAACTTGCTTAAGTATTTTTATGAGTTCCCTTAGCTTAGCCAAAAAACACCACGTTGAATCACAATTCTACTTCCTCAACGGCATGCAGGATGATGAACAATACCAAGCTTATTTCAATTTAATAGGTAGCAGTATCAACACGGCTTATCCAGCTAAAGCTGAAGTATTAATTGACGATTTATATAAAATTTTGCAAAGTAGACAAGATCAAAATAACCCAAGTCCGATTTATGTTTTTTCCGCCAATCTGCAGCGTTTTAGACAGCTCCAAAAACAAGACGATTTCTCATGGGACGAATCAGAAAAGACTCCTGCAGATAAATTTGATGAGCTCATTCAACTCGGCCCAGAAAATCACATCCACTTTTTCTTACATTGCGACTCTTTCTCCAGTTACTTGCGCATCCTCAGTAACAAACGTCTACAGGATTTTGATTATCGCATACTTACACAAATGTCTCAAACTGACTCTTTATCCTGTATTGATAGAAGTGATGCCGCTAAGCTGGAACTACATACGGCTCTTCTCTACCAAGATCATAATGGTTCTATTCAAAAACTCAGGCCTTTTGAACTACCTGCGATCACATTTTTCAAAGGCTAA
- a CDS encoding aldose epimerase family protein, producing MSIEDFTSIKLYTLKNTQGTIVKVTNYGAIITSIITADNQGEFTDIALGHNSLDEYLTAVDKPYFGAIAGPFANRIAKGKFTLNDKTYQLAINNGENHLHGGNIGLDKVIWSPTAISGEEFSGLSLSYIAADGEENYPGNVAFTVEYKLWDNNDLEIYYQASSDQDTYINLTNHSYFNLKGEGQGDVLDHLVFINADHYTPTDSTAIPTGAIVEVANGPFDFTKEKAITTDIDSDHEQIKFGNGYDHNFVLNKNTDEKMSLAASVYESLSGRYLEVFTEEPGIQFYTANYLDGRLASKNGETYIKRGGFCLETQHFPDSPNQENFPSTLLKAGEPFSSKTIYSFSVK from the coding sequence ATGAGCATCGAAGACTTCACATCCATCAAGCTTTATACCCTTAAAAATACGCAAGGCACTATTGTTAAAGTTACAAATTATGGTGCAATTATCACCTCTATAATCACGGCTGATAATCAAGGTGAATTCACGGATATTGCCCTCGGTCATAACAGCCTTGATGAATACCTTACGGCTGTAGACAAACCTTACTTCGGCGCCATTGCAGGTCCTTTTGCCAATCGTATTGCCAAAGGTAAATTCACTTTAAATGATAAAACTTATCAGCTTGCGATTAATAATGGTGAGAACCATCTTCATGGCGGAAATATTGGCCTTGATAAAGTTATTTGGTCTCCCACAGCAATCAGTGGAGAAGAATTTTCGGGACTCTCACTTTCCTACATAGCTGCCGATGGAGAAGAAAACTATCCCGGCAATGTCGCTTTCACAGTGGAGTACAAACTCTGGGACAATAATGACTTAGAAATTTATTATCAAGCATCTAGTGATCAAGACACCTATATCAACCTTACAAATCACAGCTACTTCAACTTAAAAGGAGAAGGGCAAGGAGACGTATTAGATCATCTTGTGTTCATTAATGCCGATCACTACACCCCCACCGACTCTACTGCAATCCCCACGGGAGCCATTGTGGAAGTGGCAAACGGCCCTTTTGATTTCACTAAAGAGAAAGCTATAACCACCGATATTGATTCCGATCATGAACAAATAAAATTTGGCAATGGTTATGACCATAACTTTGTTCTAAATAAAAATACTGATGAAAAAATGAGTCTCGCTGCAAGTGTTTACGAGAGCCTGTCAGGTCGTTACCTCGAAGTCTTCACAGAAGAGCCGGGAATTCAATTCTACACAGCAAACTACCTCGATGGCCGACTCGCCAGCAAGAATGGAGAAACTTATATTAAACGCGGAGGATTCTGCCTAGAAACACAGCATTTTCCCGATTCGCCTAACCAAGAAAACTTCCCTTCTACACTGCTCAAAGCAGGAGAGCCTTTCTCTAGTAAAACAATTTATTCTTTCAGTGTAAAATAA